The DNA region TCTTCCGGCCGGCGCCCACAGTTCTTCCCCGCAAGCCCAATCCCAAAAGCCTGCCCACTCGCTCAGCGGAGTCCCGTCATGACCGCGCCCACCTCTGCCCAGCCGTCCGTCAGCTTCGAGTTCTTCCCGCCCAAGTCGGAGAAGATGGAGCAGAGCCTGTGGCAGTCGATCCGGCGGCTGGCTCCGCTGTCGCCCGGCTTCGTGTCGGTGACCTACGGCGCCGGCGGCTCGACCCGCGAGCGCACCCACGCCACCGTCTGCCGCATCCAGGCCGAGACGGGGATCCCGGCCGCCGCCCATTTCACCTGCGTCGGCGCCACCCGCGACGAGATCGACGCCATCGCCCGCACCTATTGGGACGCCGGCATCCGCCATCTGGTGGCGCTGCGCGGCGACCCGCCGGAGACCGCCGGCGGCGTCGGCGGCCGCTACGAGCCGCATCCCGGCGGCTACGCCTATGCCTCCGATCTGGTGGCGGGGATGAAGCGCATCGCCGACTTCGAGATCTCGGTGGCGGCCTATCCGGAATCCCACCCGGAGGCGCCGAGCGCCCAGTTCGACCTGGACAACCTGAAGCGCAAGGTCGATGCCGGCGCCACCCGCGCCATCACCCAGTTCTTCTTCGACAACGACGTCTATTTCCGCTTCCTCGACCGCTGCGCCGCGGCCGGCATCCATGTGCCGATCGTCCCCGGCATCCTGCCGATCACCAACTTCGCCCGTGCGGTGGAGTTCGCCGGAAAATGCGGCGCCTCCATGCCGGCGAAGCTGGCCGAAACCTTCGAGGGCCTGGACGACGACCCGGAAACCCGCCATCTCGTCGCCGCCACCGTGGCCGCCGAGCAGTGCCAGGAACTGCAGGCGCGGGGCGTGCATGATTTCCATTTCTACACCCTGAACCGCTCCGACCTGACCACCGCCATCTGCCGCATGCTGGGCGTGAAGGCGAAGGCGCCCGCTGCCGGGCCGGTGGCGGGGTAGGGCGCCGGACGCCGCCCCGTGCTACGCTGGTGCGGCGAACGTCACGGGAGGACTGACGCCATGGACAGCCGGATCGGGTATGACACCGATTTCCTTGCCTGGACCGAGGAGCAGGCCCGCCTGCTCCGCGAGGCGTCGCGCGAGCGCATCGACACGCCCATCGACTGGGAGAATGTCGCGGAGGAGATCGAAAGCATGGGCCGGTCGGAATTGCGCGCGGTCGAAAGCGCGCTGGTCCGTGTGATCCAGCATCTGCTGAAACTGGAATACTCCCCGGCGGCCGATCCGCGCGGTGATTGGAAGGTCTCCGTTCTCGAACATCGCGACCGCGTTGCTCGCGACCTGTCGGCTGGTCCCAGCCTCCGCGGCCGGATCGACACCGCGGACCTCTACAGGACCGGCCGGAAGATCGCAGCGCTCGGCTTGGAACGTGACGGCATCCGCCCGAACGGCCTTCCGGCCGACCGCCCCTATTCGCTGGAACAGCTTCTCGATGCCGACTGGTGGCCCGCCAGCCGCCACGGCCTCGCCTGATCCCGCCAATCTGCCCCGAACCTGCCAAAATAACGGACAAGACGCATTCCCATGCCCCACATCCTCGACACCCTGCGTGACCGCGTTCTGCTTTGCGACGGCGGGTTCGGCAGCCGCATCCAGGCGCTCGACCTCGACGTCGAGAAGGATTACTGGGGGCACGAGAACTGCACCGACATCCTGCCCCTGTCGCGCCCCGACATCGTCCGCGACATCCACCGCGGCTATTTCGAAGCCGGGGCGGACATGGTGGAAACCGACACCTTCGGCGCCTCGCCGGTGACGCTGGGCGAGTTCGGCATCTCCGAAAAGGCCTTCGAGATCAACCAGCGCGCGGTCGAACTGGCGCGCGAGGCGGCGGAAAGCTTCAAGGACGGGCTGCCGCGCTTCGTCATCGGCTCCATCGGGCCGGGCACCAAGCTGCCCAGCCTGGGCCACATCGCCTATCAGCCGGCGGAGGACAGCTTCTATGTCCAGGCCGCCGGGCTGATCGCCGGCGGGGCCGACGCCATCCTGGTCGAGACCTGCCAGGATCCGCTGCAGATCAAGGCCGCCGTCAACGGCATCAAGCGCGCCCGGCTGGAGGCCAAGTCCGACACCCCGGTCTTCGTCCAGGTGACGGTGGAGACCACCGGCACGCTGCTGGTCGGCACCGACATCGCCGCCGCGGCGACCGTCATCCAGGCGCTCGACGTGCCGCTGATGGGCCTGAACTGCGCCACCGGCCCGCTGGAGATGAGCGAGCATGTGCGCTGGCTGTCGCAGAACTGGCAGGGACTGATCTCGGTCCAGCCCAATGCCGGCCTGCCGGAACTGGTCGACGGCAAGACGCACTACCCGCTGCTGGCCAACGATTTCGCCCATTGGCTGGAGCGCTTCGTGACCGAGGACGGGGTGAACCTCGTCGGCGGCTGCTGCGGCACCAATGTCCCGCACATCGCGGCGGCGAACGAGATGCTGCGCAAGCTGGCGCCCGCCGGCTCGCACCGCCCGGCGCCGAAGGGCC from Azospirillum ramasamyi includes:
- the metF gene encoding methylenetetrahydrofolate reductase [NAD(P)H] translates to MTAPTSAQPSVSFEFFPPKSEKMEQSLWQSIRRLAPLSPGFVSVTYGAGGSTRERTHATVCRIQAETGIPAAAHFTCVGATRDEIDAIARTYWDAGIRHLVALRGDPPETAGGVGGRYEPHPGGYAYASDLVAGMKRIADFEISVAAYPESHPEAPSAQFDLDNLKRKVDAGATRAITQFFFDNDVYFRFLDRCAAAGIHVPIVPGILPITNFARAVEFAGKCGASMPAKLAETFEGLDDDPETRHLVAATVAAEQCQELQARGVHDFHFYTLNRSDLTTAICRMLGVKAKAPAAGPVAG
- a CDS encoding DUF29 domain-containing protein, with translation MDSRIGYDTDFLAWTEEQARLLREASRERIDTPIDWENVAEEIESMGRSELRAVESALVRVIQHLLKLEYSPAADPRGDWKVSVLEHRDRVARDLSAGPSLRGRIDTADLYRTGRKIAALGLERDGIRPNGLPADRPYSLEQLLDADWWPASRHGLA